A window from Chlamydia gallinacea 08-1274/3 encodes these proteins:
- a CDS encoding DUF5421 family protein has translation MELNKTSESLYNCKTENHLPQHDMEAAPRDNREVKVFSLEGRQQSRQGRQESTSSKGKVTSRQEARGVDEKHIDDAVCVQEDKDHDEKFFAWDNPTAGMALVDVAAPLASEVVAESAAVTVASPDLQWIQEVIARTVESMVVAELNGEQLVELVLDSQGSVPEVFSGANLTLVQSGADLSIKLSNFMDNAQIAEAVNVINSNPEQLVNLISSLKGHQLNLKEFMVGSSVVQLPTIEEAQTPLHMIAASIHRKEDQQREGRDQQQEQEQEHNQYHIEEAQL, from the coding sequence ATGGAATTAAATAAAACATCAGAATCTTTGTATAATTGTAAAACTGAAAACCATTTGCCACAACATGATATGGAGGCAGCTCCACGAGACAATCGTGAAGTGAAAGTATTCTCTTTAGAGGGACGCCAGCAATCACGCCAAGGACGTCAAGAAAGCACTTCAAGTAAGGGAAAAGTAACTTCTCGTCAAGAAGCTCGTGGAGTAGATGAGAAACATATTGATGACGCTGTGTGTGTCCAAGAAGATAAAGATCACGACGAAAAATTCTTTGCTTGGGATAACCCTACAGCAGGCATGGCATTAGTTGATGTTGCAGCCCCTCTAGCAAGTGAAGTAGTCGCAGAAAGCGCAGCAGTTACTGTTGCTAGTCCAGATTTACAGTGGATTCAAGAAGTCATTGCTCGTACTGTGGAATCTATGGTTGTTGCTGAGCTCAATGGTGAGCAACTTGTCGAGTTAGTTTTAGATAGCCAAGGGAGTGTCCCCGAAGTCTTTTCTGGAGCTAATTTAACTTTAGTACAGTCAGGAGCTGATCTTTCTATTAAACTTTCGAATTTTATGGATAATGCTCAGATAGCAGAAGCGGTTAATGTTATTAATAGTAATCCTGAACAATTAGTTAATTTAATCTCTTCTCTGAAAGGTCATCAGCTAAATTTAAAAGAATTTATGGTTGGCTCGAGTGTTGTACAACTGCCCACGATCGAAGAAGCCCAAACTCCTTTACATATGATTGCTGCATCTATTCATCGCAAAGAGGATCAACAGCGTGAAGGAAGAGATCAACAACAGGAACAAGAACAAGAACACAACCAATATCATATTGAAGAAGCACAGTTATAA
- the frr gene encoding ribosome recycling factor: protein MTILQDTEKKMAAASDFFHKEVKAFRTGKAHPALVETVSIDVYGTTMRLADLATISVADTRQLVISPYDANNVSAISKGIIAANLNLQPSVEGTLIRIKIPEPTTEYRNEVVKQLRRKCEEAKIAIRNIRREANDKLKKSIDLTEDAVKGMEKKIQELTDKFCKHIDEITKQKEADILSL, encoded by the coding sequence ATGACTATCTTGCAAGATACAGAGAAAAAGATGGCTGCTGCCTCTGACTTTTTTCACAAAGAAGTCAAAGCATTTAGAACCGGAAAAGCGCATCCTGCTTTGGTAGAAACAGTAAGTATTGATGTGTATGGAACAACTATGCGCTTAGCAGATCTTGCCACGATTTCTGTTGCAGATACACGTCAATTAGTTATTTCTCCCTATGATGCAAATAATGTATCCGCTATTTCTAAAGGGATTATTGCTGCAAATCTTAACCTACAACCTAGTGTTGAGGGAACTTTAATACGTATCAAAATTCCAGAACCTACAACAGAATATAGAAATGAAGTTGTTAAACAACTTCGTCGCAAGTGTGAAGAAGCGAAAATAGCGATTCGTAATATACGTAGAGAAGCTAACGACAAGTTAAAAAAGAGTATTGATTTAACAGAAGATGCTGTTAAGGGAATGGAGAAAAAGATCCAAGAATTAACAGATAAATTTTGTAAACATATTGATGAAATTACCAAGCAAAAAGAAGCTGATATCTTGTCATTGTGA
- the pyrH gene encoding UMP kinase: MSKEVKRVLFKISGESLATNEDGSNRIDEIQLSRLVGELRDVRKCGVEVAVVVGGGNIIRGLDQQKMLQINRVSADQMGMLATLINGMALSDALKADNIPCLLTSTLSCPQLAELYTPQKSSEALKQGKILICTTGAGSPYLTTDTGAALRACELNVDVLFKATMHVDGVYDKDPRVDKDAVRYDAITFKDFLSQQLGVMDPAAISLCMEANIPIRVFNFAKHSLKEVLLNEYVGTLIHSGEDA, from the coding sequence ATGTCCAAAGAAGTGAAGCGCGTCTTATTTAAGATCTCTGGAGAATCTCTTGCTACGAATGAAGATGGATCGAATCGTATTGATGAGATCCAACTATCAAGATTAGTGGGCGAGCTTAGGGATGTCCGTAAGTGTGGTGTTGAAGTTGCCGTAGTTGTAGGCGGAGGCAATATCATACGCGGGTTAGATCAGCAAAAAATGTTACAAATTAACCGCGTATCTGCTGATCAAATGGGTATGCTAGCTACTTTAATTAATGGTATGGCATTATCTGATGCTTTAAAAGCAGATAACATTCCCTGTTTATTAACCTCCACTCTTTCTTGTCCTCAATTAGCTGAGTTGTATACCCCGCAAAAATCTTCTGAAGCTTTGAAACAAGGGAAGATTTTAATCTGTACAACAGGAGCTGGTTCCCCTTATTTAACTACAGATACTGGAGCGGCTCTACGTGCCTGTGAGTTGAACGTAGACGTTTTATTTAAAGCAACTATGCATGTAGATGGTGTCTATGACAAAGACCCTAGAGTTGATAAAGATGCTGTTCGATATGATGCAATTACTTTTAAAGATTTCCTTAGTCAGCAACTAGGTGTTATGGATCCCGCAGCTATTTCTTTATGCATGGAAGCGAATATCCCTATTCGTGTCTTTAATTTTGCTAAACACTCTTTAAAAGAAGTTCTTCTCAATGAATATGTAGGAACATTAATTCATAGTGGAGAGGATGCTTAG
- a CDS encoding serine/threonine protein kinase — MDCQSKAPIHYVGAYAIHGILREKSGSAVYQGFCSETHKYLAIKVLTQPIRSDNERVCRFLKEGQVLAQLSHPHIVKLHQTGKYRDGLYIALEYIPGISLREYILSQGISLFQAIDHILSLGYALEYLHSRGILHGDLKPENVLITPQGKITLIDLGLAGRPSLSAANYPRCWGTPSYMSPEQKQGEGISEQSEIYSLGLIAYELLLGNLAHGRVLLSLIPEEIGKILAKALQPSPKDRYDSVTSFLNDLRIYRYGENIYKDTRQKDFSITAYEELTQQRLWLSPLEIAVPEYISVSLHEQGYPVLPYVYHESFVSEGVFKLWFCYSLSGKDTLALTLIKGLINQWAYEDNARMVIRKIHRECIRLHTPVDSLGIAIICVSVPREKQELSWTSCGKTSFWLKKQKKVPQNFTTTSMGVGKICSLQIQETKVAWEIGDEAILRTLQADGYEQSLYCPLSTELKDRKQTAIFCPIESVQHGMTKKNDRTLCPSTLISLKRIR, encoded by the coding sequence ATGGATTGTCAATCCAAAGCTCCTATTCATTACGTGGGCGCATATGCTATCCACGGAATTTTAAGAGAAAAATCAGGAAGTGCGGTATATCAAGGATTTTGTTCCGAAACGCACAAGTATCTTGCTATTAAGGTTCTTACTCAGCCCATACGTTCTGATAACGAGCGTGTTTGTAGATTCTTAAAAGAAGGTCAAGTTCTTGCCCAGTTGTCCCATCCTCATATAGTGAAATTACATCAAACGGGGAAATATAGAGATGGTCTGTATATTGCTTTGGAGTATATTCCAGGAATTTCTCTTCGAGAATATATTCTTTCTCAAGGAATTTCTTTATTCCAAGCTATAGATCATATACTCTCTCTTGGTTATGCTTTGGAATATTTGCATAGTCGTGGGATACTCCATGGGGATCTTAAACCTGAAAATGTTTTAATCACTCCTCAGGGCAAAATTACATTAATTGATTTAGGATTAGCGGGAAGACCTTCTTTATCTGCTGCTAATTATCCCAGGTGTTGGGGAACCCCCTCGTATATGAGTCCAGAACAAAAACAAGGAGAGGGGATTTCTGAACAGTCAGAGATCTATTCTTTAGGGTTAATTGCTTATGAATTATTATTAGGGAATTTAGCCCACGGTAGAGTACTGCTTTCGTTAATTCCTGAAGAAATAGGAAAAATTTTAGCAAAAGCTTTGCAACCTTCACCGAAGGATCGCTATGACTCTGTAACGAGCTTTCTTAATGACCTACGTATCTATCGTTATGGAGAAAATATATACAAAGATACACGACAAAAAGACTTTTCTATCACAGCTTATGAAGAATTGACTCAGCAACGCTTGTGGTTGTCTCCTTTGGAAATCGCCGTGCCTGAGTATATATCTGTATCTTTGCACGAGCAAGGCTACCCTGTCCTTCCTTATGTGTATCATGAGTCTTTTGTAAGCGAAGGAGTATTCAAGCTTTGGTTTTGTTATAGCTTATCAGGAAAGGATACACTTGCTTTAACCCTAATCAAAGGATTGATCAATCAGTGGGCGTATGAAGATAATGCAAGAATGGTGATTCGAAAAATTCACCGGGAATGTATTCGTCTGCATACCCCGGTAGATTCCCTGGGAATTGCCATAATTTGTGTTTCTGTTCCTCGAGAAAAACAAGAACTATCGTGGACCTCTTGTGGGAAAACTAGTTTCTGGTTAAAAAAGCAAAAAAAGGTTCCTCAGAATTTCACTACGACTTCTATGGGAGTAGGGAAAATTTGTTCTTTACAAATTCAGGAAACCAAGGTTGCATGGGAAATAGGCGATGAAGCAATATTACGTACTTTACAGGCAGACGGCTATGAGCAATCTTTGTATTGCCCTTTATCCACAGAGTTGAAAGATAGGAAGCAAACAGCTATATTCTGCCCAATAGAGAGCGTACAGCATGGGATGACGAAAAAAAATGACAGAACTCTTTGTCCCTCAACACTTATCAGCTTAAAAAGAATCCGGTGA
- the sctQ gene encoding type III secretion system cytoplasmic ring protein SctQ translates to MTAVAEPSASWLKSRNDFLSSLVTTEEGIILPQFPKEECERKLKDKFRLEETNIRIQSRGSVSAAQAVQDFGMHILVQTFLAQPLESGNFFLVTSEEDLQAFMVAVFNDASLASYFYEKDKLLGFHYYLCAELCKLIQELPWIPTLSIKVVNDTKFSGKHLQGSYEAIDVTCVLDGKTLCLRLLFPSALCDSCKKLLSGSEQSLDMQQLASVPLMLSVEVGYCQLSQDEWQQVRPGSFILLDSCLYDPDTEESGALLTIKNQQFFGGRFLDAKSGEFKITSYPNLQQQEPTEETTHDSPAAPLPGQCRLVAEVARYSLTVEEFLKITQGSILQFPGAHPARGIDLILNGAKVGRGEIVSLGDVLGIRVLEV, encoded by the coding sequence ATGACAGCAGTAGCGGAACCTAGCGCTAGTTGGTTAAAATCTCGTAATGATTTTTTGAGCTCTTTAGTAACAACTGAGGAAGGTATCATCTTGCCTCAGTTTCCTAAGGAAGAGTGTGAGCGAAAATTGAAAGACAAGTTTCGTCTTGAAGAAACAAATATACGTATTCAATCTCGAGGTTCTGTATCTGCTGCTCAAGCTGTTCAAGATTTTGGTATGCATATCTTGGTGCAAACTTTTCTTGCCCAGCCCTTGGAATCAGGTAATTTCTTTTTAGTTACTTCAGAAGAAGATCTCCAAGCCTTTATGGTTGCTGTGTTCAATGATGCAAGTTTGGCTTCGTATTTTTATGAAAAGGATAAACTTTTAGGTTTTCATTATTACCTATGTGCTGAACTTTGTAAGCTTATTCAAGAATTGCCATGGATCCCTACGTTATCCATTAAGGTGGTAAATGACACAAAATTCTCAGGAAAGCATTTGCAAGGTTCTTATGAAGCTATAGACGTTACTTGTGTATTGGATGGAAAAACGTTGTGTTTGCGTTTGCTATTTCCTAGTGCTTTGTGTGATAGCTGTAAGAAATTGTTGTCGGGCTCGGAACAAAGTTTAGATATGCAACAACTTGCTTCTGTTCCTTTAATGTTATCTGTAGAAGTTGGCTATTGTCAGCTTTCTCAAGATGAATGGCAGCAAGTCCGTCCGGGAAGCTTTATTTTGTTAGATAGTTGTTTATATGATCCTGATACAGAAGAAAGTGGTGCATTGCTGACTATAAAGAATCAACAGTTTTTCGGAGGGCGCTTTCTAGATGCTAAATCTGGAGAGTTTAAAATTACTAGCTACCCCAACCTACAACAACAAGAACCTACAGAAGAAACAACACATGACTCTCCTGCAGCTCCTTTGCCAGGACAATGCAGATTAGTAGCAGAAGTCGCTCGGTATTCTCTAACTGTTGAAGAATTTTTAAAAATTACACAAGGTAGTATCTTACAATTCCCCGGGGCTCATCCCGCGCGAGGAATTGATTTGATTCTTAATGGAGCTAAAGTAGGACGAGGAGAAATTGTCTCTTTGGGCGATGTGTTAGGTATCCGCGTTTTGGAAGTATAA
- a CDS encoding UvrB/UvrC motif-containing protein, with translation MMFQKPSHLCYLCHKPASICYTEVDQNRVIRSYVCDSCPCPSDYYSRVAVPLSSLESSLTLECGNCKTIWQPYTNEDRLFGCHLCYTNFKTPLIAELIQNKALFSSLTENSQSSLHIGRGPGETANINPLLKLIALNEALQDTLSREDYEQAALIRDQINHLKNQNSHDSTQ, from the coding sequence ATGATGTTTCAAAAACCTTCTCATTTATGTTACCTATGTCATAAACCTGCCTCTATTTGTTATACTGAAGTGGATCAGAACAGGGTAATTCGCTCTTACGTATGTGATTCTTGTCCATGTCCAAGTGATTACTACAGTCGTGTTGCGGTTCCTTTATCTTCTTTGGAATCATCTTTAACTTTAGAATGTGGGAATTGCAAAACCATTTGGCAGCCATATACTAATGAAGATCGACTATTCGGCTGTCACCTATGTTACACAAATTTTAAAACTCCGTTGATTGCCGAGCTTATACAGAACAAAGCTCTTTTCTCTTCATTAACAGAGAATAGCCAAAGTTCTTTGCATATTGGCCGAGGACCTGGAGAAACAGCGAATATCAATCCCCTTCTTAAACTCATTGCTTTAAACGAGGCTCTTCAAGATACACTATCTCGGGAAGACTACGAGCAAGCTGCGTTAATACGTGATCAGATTAACCATTTAAAAAATCAAAATTCTCATGACTCTACCCAATGA
- a CDS encoding secretin N-terminal domain-containing protein — MKIVTSNIGRKILQVINRKKGKWGALSFLLCLDLILLSVNSNKAPHSESRLQEQTQGDKSYVAACPKNVVSQNSIKKSPKPTSTAKNFPQASVQSRHFKKSTQTFSPEFSESSGFAKPEAKKRQDNRHVQTTLGKKTARFLPKKEETNPKEEQTEQAQIWENKQAYAKRAVNAINFSVKKQVEELQKKNPKEESKSTEKEAVKAAPLKDKQTSLETVAIPSNNKDEEKTEPLTFKGKQITCEDLKDNGYTVNFEDISVLELLQFVSKISGTNFVFDSNDLNFNVTIVSHDPTSVDDLSTILLQVLKMHDLKVVEQGNNVLIYRNPRVSKLSTVVTDGSAKDNCEAVVVTRVFRLYSVNPTAAVSIIQPLLSHDAIVSASEATRHVIVSDIAGNVEKVGELLAALDGPGTSVDMSEYEVHYANPAALVSYCQDVLGAMAEDEAFQIFIQPGTNKIFVISSPRLTGKAIQLLKSLDVPEMAHTLDDVTSPAAALGASGAANPKSLRFFMYKLKYQNGAAIAQAIQDIGYNLYVTTAMDEDFINTLNSIQWLDVNNSIVVIGNQANVDKVVSLLNGLDLPPKQVYIEVLILETSLEKSWDFGVQWVALGDEQGKVAYASGLLSNTGLSKPAQGTIPPATPSPATIPLPTPGQLAGFSDMMYASSAFGLGIIGNVLSHKGKSFLTLGGLLSALDQDGDTIIVLNPRIMAQDTQQASFFVGQTIPFQTTSTIIQETGTVTQNIEYEDIGVNLVVASTVAPNNVVTLQIEQTISELHSAQGVLTPVTDKTYAATRLQVPDGCFLVMSGHIRDKTTKVVTGVPLLSSVPLIRGLFSRTIDQRQKRNIMMFIKPKVISSFEDGTALTNKEGYRYNWEADQGSMQVAPRHAPECQHAPVLQAESDFKILEMEAQ, encoded by the coding sequence GTGAAAATAGTGACTTCGAACATTGGAAGAAAGATCTTACAGGTCATCAATAGAAAAAAAGGGAAGTGGGGAGCGCTTTCTTTTTTGCTTTGTTTGGACCTGATTTTACTTAGCGTGAATTCTAATAAAGCACCTCATTCGGAATCGAGACTACAAGAGCAAACCCAAGGAGATAAGAGTTATGTTGCTGCTTGTCCAAAAAATGTTGTTAGCCAGAACTCTATAAAAAAGTCACCCAAACCCACGTCAACTGCAAAAAATTTTCCTCAAGCCTCTGTACAGTCCCGTCATTTTAAAAAATCTACGCAAACATTTTCTCCTGAATTTTCTGAAAGCTCTGGATTTGCCAAACCTGAGGCAAAAAAACGTCAAGATAATCGCCATGTACAAACTACTTTAGGCAAAAAAACAGCTCGCTTCTTACCTAAAAAAGAAGAAACCAACCCAAAAGAAGAACAAACAGAACAAGCACAAATTTGGGAAAATAAACAAGCCTATGCTAAGCGTGCCGTAAACGCTATCAATTTTAGCGTGAAAAAACAAGTAGAAGAGCTGCAGAAAAAGAATCCAAAAGAAGAGAGCAAGTCCACAGAGAAAGAAGCAGTTAAAGCAGCTCCTCTTAAGGATAAACAAACATCATTAGAAACAGTAGCTATCCCCTCAAATAATAAGGATGAAGAGAAAACAGAACCCTTAACATTCAAAGGAAAACAAATCACGTGTGAAGATCTTAAAGATAATGGCTACACTGTGAATTTTGAAGATATTTCTGTTTTAGAGTTATTACAGTTTGTCAGCAAAATTTCAGGAACCAATTTTGTTTTTGATAGCAATGATTTAAATTTCAACGTGACTATTGTGTCTCATGATCCTACATCTGTGGATGATCTATCAACGATTCTTCTGCAAGTCTTAAAAATGCACGACTTGAAAGTTGTAGAACAAGGAAATAATGTTCTTATTTATCGTAATCCGCGTGTATCGAAATTATCTACGGTGGTTACGGATGGTTCTGCAAAAGATAACTGTGAGGCTGTAGTTGTCACACGTGTATTTCGCTTGTACAGCGTGAACCCTACAGCTGCTGTGAGTATTATTCAACCTTTGCTTTCCCACGATGCTATTGTAAGCGCTTCAGAAGCTACTCGTCATGTTATTGTTTCCGATATTGCAGGAAATGTAGAAAAAGTAGGTGAACTACTTGCAGCTTTGGATGGCCCTGGGACTTCGGTAGATATGTCGGAGTATGAAGTACATTACGCAAATCCCGCTGCCTTAGTGAGCTATTGTCAGGATGTATTGGGAGCTATGGCTGAAGATGAAGCATTTCAAATTTTCATACAGCCAGGAACAAATAAAATTTTTGTGATTTCCTCCCCACGTTTAACAGGAAAAGCTATCCAGTTATTAAAGTCTTTAGATGTGCCTGAAATGGCTCATACCTTAGATGATGTGACTAGCCCAGCAGCTGCATTAGGCGCTTCGGGCGCCGCTAATCCTAAGAGCTTGCGTTTTTTTATGTATAAGCTCAAGTACCAAAATGGTGCTGCCATAGCTCAAGCTATTCAAGACATCGGATATAATTTGTATGTTACAACAGCTATGGATGAGGATTTCATCAATACACTAAATAGTATTCAGTGGCTAGATGTAAACAATTCGATTGTTGTTATTGGAAATCAGGCGAATGTAGATAAAGTTGTCAGTTTGTTAAATGGTTTGGATTTACCTCCTAAGCAAGTCTATATAGAAGTCCTGATTTTAGAAACTAGTTTAGAGAAATCCTGGGATTTTGGTGTACAATGGGTAGCTCTTGGTGATGAACAAGGAAAAGTTGCCTATGCTTCGGGATTATTAAGCAATACGGGATTATCGAAACCTGCTCAGGGAACCATTCCTCCTGCAACGCCAAGTCCCGCGACTATTCCTTTACCCACACCAGGCCAACTCGCAGGATTTAGCGATATGATGTACGCATCGTCTGCGTTTGGCTTGGGGATTATTGGGAATGTATTGAGCCACAAAGGAAAGTCTTTCTTAACATTAGGAGGGCTCCTCAGTGCCTTGGATCAAGATGGAGATACAATCATTGTTCTCAATCCAAGAATTATGGCACAGGATACGCAACAAGCTTCTTTTTTTGTGGGGCAAACCATTCCATTTCAAACTACAAGTACAATTATTCAGGAAACAGGAACGGTAACACAAAATATCGAGTATGAAGATATTGGTGTTAACCTTGTTGTTGCTTCCACAGTAGCTCCTAATAACGTAGTTACTTTGCAGATAGAACAAACCATTTCTGAATTGCATTCCGCTCAGGGAGTTCTTACCCCAGTCACAGATAAAACTTATGCTGCCACGCGTTTGCAAGTCCCTGATGGATGTTTTCTGGTCATGAGCGGCCATATCCGTGATAAAACGACAAAAGTCGTAACAGGAGTTCCTTTATTGAGCTCAGTACCTTTAATTCGTGGATTATTTAGCAGGACGATAGATCAAAGGCAGAAGCGCAATATCATGATGTTTATTAAGCCTAAAGTGATCAGTAGTTTTGAAGATGGTACCGCATTAACGAATAAAGAAGGTTACAGATATAATTGGGAAGCAGACCAAGGATCGATGCAAGTAGCACCGCGCCATGCTCCTGAATGTCAACACGCTCCTGTTTTGCAAGCAGAAAGTGATTTTAAAATACTGGAAATGGAAGCCCAATAA
- a CDS encoding protein arginine kinase — protein sequence MTLPNDLLLNFAHKKYALPAKVGPITTFSLSRNLSIAKFLPCLSKEKKQEILEAIASHFNHIEGFDEFVILPLKDAPVWQKEFLIEHFLFPYDMTGNPEGEAFIVNRSGDLLAAINCRNHIILHAIDFTCEPEKSLNTLVKLDCYLNNKLEFAFSSDFGFLTTHPQECGTGLKSQCFLHTPALIYSKELQDLIDEDTEISCKSMLPTSSDFVGNMIALSNKYSLGLTEEQILSTLRIWSSKISSAETSAKKQQVEQNTGDLKNHILRSLGLLTHSYHLDLQETLDALSWVHFGMSLGWIQGGDQHTLWNPAFWQVRRGHLALMEQPENNKNLQKETITQLRADVVKKLAEQLSPVD from the coding sequence ATGACTCTACCCAATGATTTACTGCTTAATTTTGCGCATAAAAAATATGCTCTTCCTGCGAAGGTTGGGCCAATAACGACATTCTCCTTATCTAGGAATCTCTCTATAGCTAAATTTCTTCCTTGCTTATCCAAAGAGAAAAAACAAGAAATTTTAGAAGCTATAGCTTCTCATTTTAATCATATTGAAGGCTTTGACGAGTTCGTCATTTTACCTCTAAAAGACGCCCCTGTATGGCAAAAAGAATTTCTAATTGAACATTTTTTATTCCCTTATGATATGACAGGCAATCCCGAGGGAGAAGCTTTTATTGTTAATCGCTCTGGGGACCTTCTTGCTGCTATTAATTGCCGCAATCACATAATTCTACATGCTATAGACTTTACTTGTGAGCCTGAAAAAAGTTTAAATACTCTAGTGAAATTAGACTGTTATTTAAATAATAAATTAGAATTTGCATTTTCTTCCGATTTCGGTTTCTTAACTACACACCCCCAAGAATGTGGTACGGGACTCAAGAGTCAATGCTTTCTACATACTCCTGCATTAATTTACTCTAAAGAACTACAAGATCTTATAGACGAAGATACAGAGATTTCCTGCAAGAGCATGCTTCCTACGTCTTCTGACTTCGTAGGAAATATGATTGCATTATCTAATAAATATTCTCTAGGACTTACAGAAGAACAGATTTTATCTACTTTAAGGATTTGGTCATCCAAAATTTCCTCTGCGGAAACATCAGCAAAAAAACAACAAGTTGAACAAAATACTGGGGATTTGAAAAATCATATTTTACGTTCTTTAGGTCTATTGACACATTCCTATCATTTAGATCTTCAGGAAACACTAGATGCATTAAGCTGGGTTCACTTTGGTATGAGTTTAGGATGGATTCAAGGTGGGGACCAACATACTCTATGGAATCCTGCCTTTTGGCAAGTGCGCCGCGGCCATCTAGCACTTATGGAACAACCTGAAAATAATAAAAACCTGCAAAAAGAGACCATCACGCAACTACGTGCTGACGTAGTAAAAAAACTTGCAGAACAGCTATCTCCTGTAGATTAG
- the tsf gene encoding translation elongation factor Ts has translation MSDFSMETLKLLRQQTGVGLTKCKEALTECHGNLEEAVVYLRKLGLASAGKKEHRETKEGVVAAKTDARGTAVVEVNVETDFVANNAVFLSFVDSLVESVLNHRTADLDALLQLPSSQDPSITVDELRAITMQTVGENIRIRRIAYLPAVSDESIGIYSHGNGKVLAITVLSGSSDHVDLARDISMHIVATQPQFVSKESIPDDILSREREIICSQVQGKPQAILDKIVQGKLETFFQDSCLLEQAFIKNPDVTIHHLINEAQKMSGRSIKVKDFVLWKVGL, from the coding sequence ATGAGTGACTTTTCTATGGAAACCCTCAAACTTTTAAGACAACAAACTGGCGTAGGGTTAACTAAATGCAAAGAAGCCTTAACAGAGTGTCATGGAAATCTTGAAGAAGCTGTTGTTTACTTGCGTAAACTAGGCCTCGCTTCCGCAGGCAAAAAAGAACATAGAGAAACTAAAGAAGGTGTAGTTGCAGCAAAAACAGATGCTCGTGGCACAGCCGTAGTTGAGGTAAATGTAGAGACAGATTTTGTAGCTAATAATGCAGTATTCCTTTCCTTTGTTGATAGCCTCGTAGAGAGTGTATTAAATCATCGTACCGCAGATTTAGATGCATTACTTCAACTGCCCTCGTCTCAAGATCCTTCGATTACCGTAGATGAATTACGTGCTATCACCATGCAGACAGTTGGGGAAAATATTCGTATTCGTAGAATTGCTTATCTACCAGCTGTATCTGATGAAAGTATTGGTATCTACTCTCATGGAAATGGAAAAGTACTTGCCATAACTGTTCTTTCTGGTAGCTCAGATCATGTGGATTTAGCTAGAGATATTTCTATGCACATTGTGGCAACTCAACCACAATTTGTAAGTAAAGAAAGTATTCCTGATGACATTTTAAGTAGGGAAAGAGAAATCATTTGCTCGCAAGTCCAAGGAAAACCTCAAGCAATTCTCGATAAGATTGTTCAAGGAAAGTTAGAAACGTTTTTCCAAGACTCCTGTTTATTAGAACAGGCTTTTATTAAAAATCCTGATGTCACGATTCATCATTTAATTAATGAAGCTCAAAAAATGAGTGGCCGTTCCATTAAAGTGAAGGACTTCGTTTTATGGAAAGTTGGTCTTTAA